In one Brassica oleracea var. oleracea cultivar TO1000 chromosome C9, BOL, whole genome shotgun sequence genomic region, the following are encoded:
- the LOC106315611 gene encoding probable prolyl 4-hydroxylase 7, with translation MDYSRSFLAFSLCLILILPRASSASIRFLPRWSNRDGSVIKQKTSASSLVFDPTRVTQLSWTPRVFLYKGFLSDEECDHFIKLAKGKLEKSMVADNDSGESVESEVRTSSGMFLSKKQDEIVSNVESRLAAWTFLPEENGESMQILHYENGQKYEPHFDYFHDEVNLQLGGHRIATVLMYLSNVKKGGETVFPMWEGATNQPKDDSWTECAKEGYAVKPVKGDALLFFNLHLNATTDPSSLHGSCPVVEGEKWSATRWIHVKSFDRVVNKTSGCVDENESCSKWAKAGECEKNPAYMVGSDTDHGYCRKSCKVCSS, from the exons ATGGATTACTCACGGAGCTTTCTCGCATTCTCCCTCTGTCTTATCCTGATCCTCCCTCGAGCTTCGTCCGCGTCGATACGCTTCCTCCCTCGATGGAGTAACAG AGATGGGTCTGTGATAAAGCAGAAGACGAGTGCTTCCTCTCTTGTGTTTGATCCAACTCGTGTCACTCAGCTCTCTTGGACTCCTAG GGTGTTTTTATACAAAGGGTTTCTCTCAGATGAGGAATGTGACCATTTTATCAAATTG GCGAAAGGGAAGCTTGAGAAGTCTATGGTTGCGGATAATGACTCTGGTGAGAGCGTAGAGAGTGAAGTACGCACAAGCTCTGGAATGTTCCTTTCCAAAAAACAG GATGAGATAGTATCTAATGTGGAGTCAAGACTTGCCGCATGGACCTTTCTCCCTGAGG AAAATGGAGAATCAATGCAGATACTACACTATGAGAACGGTCAAAAATACGAACCGCATTTTGACTACTTCCACGACGAGGTGAACCTACAGCTCGGTGGTCATAGGATCGCCACTGTATTGATGTACTTGTCCAACGTCAAAAAAGGAGGAGAGACAGTGTTTCCCATGTGGGAG GGAGCAACAAATCAACCAAAAGATGATAGCTGGACCGAGTGTGCCAAGGAAGGCTATGCAGTGAAACCGGTGAAAGGGGACGCGTTGCTCTTCTTCAACCTTCACCTCAACGCGACCACAGATCCGAGCAGCTTGCATGGTAGTTGTCCGGTGGTTGAGGGAGAGAAATGGTCAGCAACCAGATGGATTCATGTTAAGTCGTTCGACAGAGTGGTTAACAAGACGTCTGGGTGTGTGGACGAGAATGAGAGCTGCTCTAAGTGGGCAAAGGCAGGGGAATGCGAGAAGAATCCAGCTTACATGGTGGGTTCAGACACTGACCATGGTTATTGCAGAAAGAGCTGCAAAGTTTGCTCTTCTTAA
- the LOC106316606 gene encoding CLAVATA3/ESR (CLE)-related protein 25, whose product MGGNGIRALVRSVVSLVIIVFLLVSILANSAPSVPSTENVKPLRFSGKDANLFHVSKRKVPNGPDPIHNRKAKTSRRPTRV is encoded by the exons ATGGGTGGAAATGGCATTAGAGCTTTGGTTAGATCTGTTGTGTCTCTAGTTATCATTGTGTTTCTTCTTGTCAGTATCTTAGCAAACTCTGCACCAAGTGTTCCATCAACAGAAAACGTCAAGCCTTTGCGGTTTAGTGGTAAGGATGCGAATCTGTTTCATGTGAGCAAGCGAAAAGTTCCAAATGGACCTGATCCTATCCACAACAG GAAAGCAAAAACTTCGAGACGGCCAACACGAGTATGA